From the Oncorhynchus keta strain PuntledgeMale-10-30-2019 chromosome 13, Oket_V2, whole genome shotgun sequence genome, the window TGGATCCAAATGACTTTTGGATCAAAGTAGGAGCAGAAATGTTTTTAGCTTGCTCTAGATtctcctctttgtctctttctgAGCTGTTAGGGGCCAAAAGTCGAGAGTAAAATCCCCTCAGAGTATTCTGCAACCTTTTAGAAAGGTTAAGGGCCGCGGGTAGAGCTTTCATTTTTGTGAAATCTGATTGTGCGATACATGTCATATCGCTCAGAAAGGAATCCATAATTTCAGAGGCTTCAGAACCTACATTAATTGTAGTTGTTATAAGTTCTGGCATAGCTGGCAGATTCCTTTCACTGGCCAGATTACATGAATGCTCAGGTGTGCAAGCAGACATTTGTGCAGATAGACTTCTGCTAGACCTAATGAGCACTTCGCTAATAGCGTTAGTGGCTTCTGACTTCAATTCAACACTGGAAAATTTCTCAATGGTTGTCATTACAGGAGATCCAAGCTTTTTCTCAGAAGGTGAAAGTATGAGGATGTTTGGACTCACCAAGCTGCCAGAGGATACAGTCTCTTTCAGATTGTTTTTCTCTGCTAAGGAGTCTTCCAGAAGACCAACACTATCCCTTGAAGCCAAAACATTTACTTTGTGTGTTATTTCTCGAAGCACATCCATTGTTCCTTGCTCTCCTCCCTGGCATTCTCTGGAGTTGACCATAACAGCCATGACCTCTCCTGTCAATGGTGCAAGAGAAGCCTCAATGTCCACATTCTCCTTAGATGGATTGGTTTTGGCTTGAGGCGCAGCCTGTCCAGTGATTCCAAAGCTCCGCAACTTGGCACAGATAACAGACACCAGCTTTGGGCGGCCTGCACGGCATATCGCCTGCCAGTGTCACACAACACTGGACTTGATTTACCTGAGCTGGAATAGGAGATGATCAGTGAGATGTCAGAGTTCACCTGACTCACGACATCTCTGACCACAGATCTGGTCAATCCAGGTGAGCCAGAAGAGCAGGATTGATCACCCAGCGTTTGGAGAATTGTGGCCTCTGTGATCCCAAAGAGGGAATTCAGAGGATCTGTCAGTCGAGCGTCTACTCGATGTGCCCTCTGCAACGACGTCTGGGAACTTCAAAACAAACACAAGAATTTATCAGTCTTGGCTAATGTTTACATATTGATCTCTGCAAATCAATACTTTAAATTCACCTAAATCCCAATAATTATAATATTTAGTTCTCTAAAGATGTGGTGTCTGCCGTCTTACTTTACCATAAAAACAGTCGTTCATTAGCTTTTCATTCTTAAAGTGTCATATGCTGTGTAATGTGTGAAAAAGTTGGTTTGAATTCAGTATGTACACGGTGCTAAGATCAGTCAGGTCAGGCACACAGTTGAAGTGTGGTCGGTGAACATACCTTGTGGATGAacgtggagtgggtgtgtgggagCTGTAATAATGTCTGTGACTGTCACTCGTCCTCAATTCTCTGTTGTGGTAACTGTGTCCGCGGATCAATTCCAGCCTCTGTTCAAATTCAGTGGATGAGGGGTAGGGACTCTTGACCCATTGACTGTACAGATATCTTCCACTGCTGGGCCTTGTGGATAGATCTTTGTCATCAAATGTCACCATGTGTGACTGCTCAAAATCAGTGGCCGAGGGAGTCCTGGCCCATTGACTGCACAGGGACCTTCCACTGCCAGGCCTCTTAGGTAGACCATCTTCATTCAATTTCACCACATGTTCCTGGATGCTTGAAATGTTGGCGCACTCTGATCCAGTCAGCGAGGAACTAGCTTCTCCAGCGGAATCAAGCTCTAATATTTGTGCAAGGGTCGGGATGAGGATCTCAACCGCAATGTGGGAAACCGTTTTCGCTATCTTCCTACACATTTTGGCAAGTTGTACTTTGGTTGTCTGCTTCAATACAAAAAAATAGCATAATATTTATTCTTGAGGGGCTGTGTTGTCAAGTGCTTAGTTAGTCAATATGATAAACTTCATGTCCAACTTTCTATCAAATAATCACACATCAAATGTTGACAGATAAACTTACAGGATTTCTCATGCCCTCCTGAATCACCTTCCACTGCCTGATAAAGACACAAGTTAACATGTTCAGTTGTTTTGTAGTGGtccagacagggttgttgtataaAGAATGGACGCTATTTAAAGATTTTGAGCATACCTATCAGTGAGATTCCTCATGAAATTGATGAGGATTGGGAAGCAGACGTCCTCTTCCATTCCTGAGGGGTAAAGTTGACTCTTGCGTAATTCCTCCTGTAAGAGTTGAATTACGGCCGCTCTGTTTCGGTATTTATCTGGATAGTGAGCTCGGGGTGAACAGAATGCCACTGAGGAACCTAAAGGACAAAAATAAATTAGTTTTTAAAATAATGAATCTGCACAACAAAAGGAACGAAACAGTACATGTACTAGGAAAATAAATAGTTTAATATAGAAACATCTCTAACCTTCTTCAGTGCCTTGGTCTGCTGATTTTGTGGGGGCCTTCAAGAATACAGTTTTCAAATCACACATTATTATTTGTAACATCAAGTTAAAGCAGTCCATTATTTAGCCAATTGACAGCAAGATAGATTTAAACCTAGAAAATAACCCAAGTGGCCAGAGGACCAATCACACCTTCCTCTCGTTCTTTCTATCCTATACAGTGTTTATCAAAATGAAAGTAAGGAGTTTTTTTTAATATGTAGAGATTCTGTAAACTTTTTGTTGAAAAGCTGTGAAGCTGTTGAAAGACTGCCTCCTTTTCATCTGACATTGAATCAAGTTTGTAAAATGAAACAGGATAGATTAAAACCTAGCaaaaaaatttttaaaaaaatgataAGAGGACCAATCTTACCTTGCCAGACATGACCTTCTTCTCTTCCTTTAGTTGAGCGTCTGGTTTCTCtgcctccacctcctcttccatccctttCTCCTGGTGGCTATCTTCCAAGTCCTGTTGTAATCAAGTGTTGTTGTTATAATCATCATAACTAGCCTGTAAAAAAATTACAGCAAAACTCAATAATAACATTTCACTTAGACCCATTTCTGGTTTACCTTGAGGTTGAGTCTGAACTTGGAAAACTTGGGGAGGAATCTGAACCTCCATTTGTCTTGTTTCACAGCCCGAGGAGAACTGGAATCACTCTGGGCCTGTTCCACAGACCCAGTAGCAATGATGGATGCCTCTCTGTCATGGATGTTGTCCTCCACTGTGTGACTAGAGGCTCCAGAAATGTTGTCCATCACTTGATGACAGATTGCGCTTGTGAACAGATTCACTGTGTCATCGTAAACCTGCGAAGAACTAGCAGACACCACAGAGCTACTACCATCAAGTACAGTCACTAGAGAAGTAGTGGAACTTGAGCTGCGGTGACTAGATGTGCTCGACGGAACATCGTAAAGGGAGGCTTCCTGATCCAAGCCCCACAATGAAGGAGGCAAGATCAAAGGAAGCAGCAATTGCTTCACTAACTCCTCAGCGAACATGTAGATGAGTTTGGAGGAGAAGGGTTTCCCCACTTGGTTTTCCCTCCTTGCTAGGTTAAGCAAAACTGTGTCAGAGACACACTTAGCGACTGCCACCGATTTGATTAGTGGGATGCTGTTCTGCTCCCGAATGAGGCTCTCAAGTTGAGCAACAAGGTCATGGCACAATGAGTGAATCTTCTCCTTTGAGATAAGTTCTTCTAGTGATGTTAGATCAGAGTCTGGAGAAGTGATCTGCTGCATCACTTCAGGATCAAGATGTTCAATGATGAAGCTCACCACACCATTCAGGGGTTTTCCTTGGTCACTCAATGAGGCCCCGGATGCAATATCATCTCTTGCATCAATACATGTGCTTCTAATGACAGGGAAGCTACTGTCCAGTAACTCAGTTGACATTGTAGTTCCTGGGAGAGTGTGAGTATTGTTCAATCTCTGAGAGCTTGAGCCTTTTGAAGCAGTAGATAAAGAAGTTGAAGGCCTTTGAAGCTCTTGCCACTCTTGCTCTGTATCATCCTCACTGCAAACTGTCTCCACACCCTCCAGCATCATTCCCACAATGCCATGGAGTTGCACCAGCTCCCGTGAGGTCATCAATTCCTCCGATCTGGTCATTTCCTCTTGGATGGCAAGCAAGATTTGACTGCTGCTTTTTTTGGCTTGCATTATGATAGCATCTGTGGTTTTTACATCTGGTTGATGATGCCGGATGAAAAACTCTCTCAGGTTGTTCCGCAGGTGCCTATAAATAGTCTGTGCTGTAGACCAAAGTTTAAAGTCAGAAATGGCAACACCACTTTGCCAGCTCTTGTTTGATGTCTCAGAATAACTTGTGGTACCATGTAGAAGGGCAGAATCAGTTGGCTGTAGACTATCAGTTGGTTCGGTGGTCTGCAACAGGCTCTTCATGTCTTTCACAACGGCTGCAACAACACCAAAAGAGGATGAGTCCATGCTCATAAAGGAAGTTGAGGAGGAATCCTGTTGAATGCCAAAATCTGATTGACTGACCCGACTAGTGTGGGACTCTGATATGCTGGAACTTCCTGAGTTGGAAAAGCACCTGACAGATTCAATTAGGACTTGTTTCACTCGTTTCACAGCCTGTGTCTGAAACGTTTCACTGGAGAGTTCGCAAATGAATGCATTTGGAGAAACGCACAAACTCTCTGATGAAGAAGTTGCAGAACTTGCGGCAGAGATGACCTTTAACCAAGCTATGACATGGTCCACAAACTCAGTAGCCAAAAGGGACGTATCCGATGACATCCTTTCATGTGAATATGTCAATTCTTCCTCAGGAACTTCTGGCTTGTAACATGACACAATTGTGCTCACAACCTCCTTAGTGGTAGAGTCGAGGTGAAGCTGAATGATCTGAGGGCTAAGAGCCATAGGTGTGGAGCTTTCGCTCTGTCTATGAAGAGCCACTTCTCCTGGTGATATGACCCCTGGAAGCATACGCTCACTCTTGTTGGATCCAAATGACTTTTGGATCAAAGTAGGAGCAGAAATGTTTTTAGCTTGCTCTAGATtctcctctttgtctctttctgAGCTGTTAGGGGCCAAAAGTCGAGAGTAAAATCCCCTCAGAGTATTCTGCAACCTTTTAGAAAGGTTAAGGGCCGCGGGTAGAGCTTTCATTTTTGTGAAATCTGATTGTGCGATACATGTCATATCGCTCAGAAAGGAATCCATAATTTCAGAGGCTTCAGAACCTACATTAATTGTAGTTGTTATAAGTTCTGGCATAGCTGGCAGATTCCTTTCACTGGCCAGATTACATGAATGCTCAGGTGTGCAAGCAGACATTTGTGCAGATAGACTTCTGCTAGACCTAATGAGCACTTCGCTAATAGCGTTAGTGGCTTCTGACTTCAATTCAACACTGGAAAATTTCTCAATGGTTGTCATTACAGGAGATCCAAGCTTTTTCTCAGAAGGTGAAAGTATGAGGATGTTTGGACTCACCAAGCTGCCAGAGGATACAGTCTCTTTCAGATTGTTTTTCTCTGCTAAGGAGTCTTCCAGAAGACCAACACTATCCCTTGAAGCCAAAACATTTACTTTGTGTGTTATTTCTCGAAGCACATCCATTGTTCCTTGCTCTCCTCCCTGGCATTCTCTGGAGTTGACCATAACAGCCATGACCTCTCCTGTCAATGGTGCAAGAGAAGCCTCAATGTCCACATTCTCCTTAGATGGATTGGTTTTGGCTTGAGGCGCAGCCTGTCCAGTGATTCCAAAGCTCCGCAACTTGGCACAGATAACAGACACCAGCTTCTGGGCGGCCTGCACGGCATATCGCCTGCCAGTGTCACACAACACTGGACTTGATTTACCTGAGCTGGAATAGGAGATGATCAGTGAGATGTCAGAGTTCACCTGACTCACGACATCTCTGACCACAGATCTGGTCAATCCAGGTGAGCCAGAAGAGCAGGATTGATCACCCAGCGTTTGGAGAATTGTGGCCTCTGTGATCCCAAAGAGGGAATTCAGAGGATCTGTCAGTCGAGCGTCTACTCGATGTGCCCTCTGCAACGACGTCTGGGAACTTCAAAACAAACACAAGAATTTATCAGTCTTGGCTAATGTTTACATATTGATCTCTGCAAATCAATAATTTAAATTCACCTAAATCCCAATAATTATAATATTTAGTTCTCTAAAGATGTGGTGTCTGCCGTCTTACTTTACCATAAAAACAGTCGTTCATTAGCTTTTCATTCTTAGAAGTGTCATATGCTGTGTAATGTGTGAAAAAGTTGGTTTGAATTCAGTATGTACACGGTGCTAAGATCAGTCAGGTCAGGCACACAGTTGAAGTGTGGTCGGTGAACATACCTTGTGGATGAacgtggagtgggtgtgtgggagCTGTAATAATGTCTGTGACTGTCACTCGTCCTCAATTCTCTGTTGTGGTAACTGTGTCCGCGGATCAATTCCAGCCTCTGTTCAAATTCAGTGGATGAGGGGTAGGGACTCTTGACCCATTGACTGTACAGATATCTTCCACTGCTGGGCCTTGTGGATAGATCTTTGTCATCAAATGTCACCATGTGTGACTGCTCAAAATCAGTGGCCGAGGGAGTCCTGGCCCATTGACTGCACAGGGACCTTCCACTGCCAGGCCTCTTAGGTAGACCATCTTCATTCAATTTCACCACATGTTCCTGGATGCTTGAAATGTTGGCGCACTCTGATCCAGTCAGCGAGGGAGAGGAACTAGCTTCTCCAGCAGAATCAAGCTCTAATATTTGTGCAAGGGTCGGGATGAGGATCTCTACCGCAATGTGGGAAACCGTTTTCGCTATCTTCCTACACATTTTGGCAAGTTGTACTTTGGTTGTCTGTTTCAATACAAAAAAGAGCATGATATTTATTCTTGAGGGGCTGTGTTGTCAAGTGCTTAGTTAGTCAATATGATAAACTTCATGTCCAACTTTCTATCAAATAATCACACATCAAATGTTGACAGATAAACTTACAGGATTTCTCATGCCCTCCTGAATCACCTTCCACTGCCTGATAAAGACACAAGTTAACATGTTCAGTTGTTTTGTAGTGGtccagacagggttgttgtataaAGAATGGACGCTATTTAAAGATTTTGAGCATACCTATCAGTGAGATTCCTCATGAAATTGATGAGGATTGGGAAGCAGACGTCCTCTTCCATTCCTGAGGGGTAAAGTTGACTCTTGCGTAATTCCTCCTGTAAGAGTTGAATTACGGCCGCTCTGTTTCGGTATTTATCTGGATAGTGAGCTCGGGGTGAACAGAATGCCACTGAGGAACCTAAAGGACAAAAATAAATTAGTTTTAAAAATAATGAATCTGCACAACAAAAGGAACAAAACAGTACATGTACTAGGAAAATAAATAGTTTAATATAGAAACATCTCTAACCTTCTTCAGTGCCTTGGTCTGCTGATTTTGTGGGGGCCTTCAAGAATACAGTTTTCAAATCACACATTATTATTTGTAACATCAAGTTAAAGCAGTCCATTATTTAGCCAATTGACAGCAAGATAGATTCAAACCTAGAAAATAACCCAAGTGGCCAGAGGACCAATCACACCTTCCTCTCATTCTTTCTATCCTATACAGTGTTTATCAAAATTAAAGTAAgtgagttttttttaaatatgtagaGATTCTGTAAACTTTTTGTTGAAAAGCTGTGAAGCTGTTGAAAGACTGCCTCCTTTTCATCTGACATTGAATCAAGTTTGTAAAATGAAACAGGATAGATTAAAACCTagcaatttcttttttttttttaatgataagAGGACCAATCTTACCTTGCCAGACATGATCTTCTTCTCTTCCTTTAGTTGAGCGTCTGGTTTctctgcctccacctccacctccacctcctcttccatccctttCTCCTGGTGGCTATCTTCCAAGTCCTGTTGTAATCAAGTGTTATAATCATCATAACTAGCCTATTGCAGTTATCCTCAAAATGAAAGTCATTAAAAGTGTTTTAACCCATGAAGCTTTTTATCTGTAGACATTGTGAAAAGTTGTGTTAATAAGACGTAACACAAAGCTGACTAAACAGACCTACCTCCTTTTTGTCTGACTTTGAATGAATTTGTAAAACGAAACCAAAAAGTGCAGAAATGTATTCTAGTTATATGCTATGCCATCTAAGCACAGTGCACCAAGGACACAGCAGAGAAGGGTCCGTCTGAACTGCAGCCAAAGTACTCAAACAGGTGTTGACCATTAGAGATCCTATGAAATAAAAGCATTCTAATTCCAAggttctaattcctaattctatggtgtTGACCTTATTGACGTCATAATGGTGGCATAGTGGACAACGGGTGGCCATGCACAGGAATTTGAATGCAACCATTAAAAATAGCCTAatatgataaaaataaatatctcGGTTGCAGTAATAATAAGGCCTATAaggaaggaaaggggatacctagtcagttgcgcAAATGAATTGCATTCAAATgaaatgtgttatgttatgttaatgTTATCCCAAGCCCTCTGACAAGGCATAATAACTGGTTTCATCCACACAGTTAGACCTACGCGACAATATCACAGCTAGGCCTATGTGATATATTTCCTTCATCACATGCAAGTCAACATCACCTGCAAGTCAACCTAATAGAAGTTCAACttggttgatttcaaaaaagattTATGCTATTACTCACCATTCTTCACGTCGACAAAACCGTGTGTCGACTTTGTCACAGCTGTCAGCAAAAAAAACCGATGGTGTGAAAGTAGGACTGCGCAAACAACACGAAAACAGACGCGATTGGAGATTCAGTTTAAGAATAATTGTAATTGACAGCGACTGAATCGGAATACCGCGATCTCGCGTTCAGCACCAAAGTGCAGTGAACAGCGGTCGTCTCTCGTGCAACCCCATCCTTCAGTAATAGGCCTATAACAAAAAGTGGCGGGCTGGAGTTTGGGTGAAAACACGAAGTAAAGATTGTAGCTTTAAGGCAAACTATGGGGGGAAATGACACGGGCGATAGCACGATCTGTCCGTTCTGATCGGGATGGTAGCAAAATACAAGGTTTTGACTATATTTTGCATTAGGCAAAGTAAGAAATATTTTGAAATATAGCCATAGCTTTCAATAAGCGACATAAGGCACTTACTTTTTCTTCGTCCATCTCTGTGTTGAATTGATGAAAATGTTTCTGTGGTGGGATGTCAATTAATAATGATAGGCTACACAATGGTTGTACATGACGTAACAGAGATGGGCGTGTGTATGTCTTTGTGGCGTTATCAATCTTTTCATGAGGCAAAATAAATGCTAATATtttaaaataaaacagttttgCCATAAGCATTCACACATGTCTAAAAAAATATTCTAAATCCATAACATGGTTTGTTCACCATAGAGCCAATCTCATCCCTTAGTAATAGGCCTATAGAAAAGTGGCTGGGCAGCAGTGCTGTTTAGCTGAAAAACGAATTAAGGATTTTAGCTTTAAGGCAAACTAGGGGGAAACAACGACACGTGCTCATGCCACTGTCTCCATGGTTCTTATCTAAATGGTAGCAAAAGAgaaggttttgattatgtttagTTGTACATGACATAACGATGTGTCTGTAGGCTTGTTCTACATTGCAGCCGAAAGTGCAGGCGATTTCCGAATGACTGATCTACAATACAAAGAACCTTGCATCCAAAATACATCTCATTGTTATTTGTAGATCcgtcagtcagtcacaatttacccatgaCACGTTATGGTTTTGATCCTCTCGAACACGTATTTTTGTATTTCGCTCCTTTTTTCGTATTACGGTGGAGGAAACGTCATCAACAAGAGACAAAATAGGTTTCCAAAGGAAAGCCTTTTTAGAGAAATACAGACCATCTAATTTAGCTGTTGGTACTATTACCTGTGTTTAACGCATTTCCTCTAATATGTATAATCACATTTGTAATTTGGGTATACTAATTTGCTAAATTATAGTGTGTTAACTGATTAATTATTCGTCAAGAAAGGTTGAGCGACTCCGACTGTTTCTCAACTGTGCGAGGACCTCACTGGAAAACGAAACATAAACGCCAGTCGCTCTGAATTCTaaaatatagctagctaaatGATTACTTATTGCCGCAGATAATAAGGTAATGTCTTCTGTTTGATTTGCTACCTTCTAAAATATTTTGAAATAGCCATGCTGTTATTTGTTAGACTGAGTAAGTCGCTAGGAAGTTAACGTTTAATTAGGTTGTTAGCTAACTTTGTTCGAATGAGCTAAATACATATAAGCATGCACATTAGCTACATAACGTAGACTCCGTGTTCTCACTTGTAGAATTCAAAACACTAGATAACTAATGATGAATGAATGCCAATACCTTCAGTGCAATGTTACTCAGCCATGAGTATGAGATATATCATGAGATATGACCATTCACAGGTGTAGTTAAACACATAATGGTAGACACAGAGGAAAGAGTcgtaggtggtggtggtgcccTATCTTCTGCCATGAACCCAGGTGGAAAGAACAAAGAGaatgagaagaagaagaggtcCCGTGTGAAACAGCTGCTTGCAGACGTGAAGAAGCAGGTGGACTTCTGGTTTGGGGATGTCAACCTTCACAAGGACAGGTTTCTAAGACGACTCATTGAGGAGTCACGAGATGGATGTAAGTAGTTGTAATGGGCAGCATTTGGCGTCATTGTCCCATCCTACGCAGCTGttgcctgatcccagatctgtttgtgctgtcttgccaactcctatggtcattgagTTGACAaatggcaagacagcacaaacagatccagGACCACGCTAACATAGCTGAAAACACCAACAATAACTGTTTTGTCTATCTTGTGGTCagggttgaattttggcccagaTTTGTGATGGAGATTAAGGGATAACATACAACAATCATCCTATTCTCACTTGTCCTATACTGCTCATTTGGAATTATGTTCCTGTCAACTAACAGTGGTTTTATTTTCTACAGATGTTGATATATCTGTTTTGACGTCCTTCAACCGAATGAAAAATCTGACAACTGATTGCAAATTGATTGCAAGGGCACTGAAAAATTCATCTGTCGTTGAGGTCAAGTATTACTGTACATAATCTGTTTTTCAGTTGCTGGTTGGAATTTTGTATTGAAATCTTAGACATATGGTGTTCACTGTGATCTGTTTTGGTCTTTCAGGTCAACCTAGAGGGAACTAAAGTGCGACGGCAGCGTCCAATTGGAGAGGATCCGAAAGATGTAGACAATCGAACAGTCTATGTGGTAAATACCAGTTTTGTTCATGTTTGTCAAGTCATGATGTGGTCCTTTGAATACAAAACGCtatattaaataaatatattttcccCCCAGGAGCTTCTGCCCAAGAAAGTAACACACGACTGGCTAGAACGAGTGTTTACCAAATGTGGAAATGTGGTTTACGTCAGTGTACCGAGATACAAAACCACGGGCCACTCCAAAGGGTTCGCCTTCATTGAGTTTGAGACGGA encodes:
- the LOC118391940 gene encoding uncharacterized protein LOC118391940 isoform X1 — encoded protein: MDEEKDLEDSHQEKGMEEEVEVEVEAEKPDAQLKEEKKIMSGKAPTKSADQGTEEGSSVAFCSPRAHYPDKYRNRAAVIQLLQEELRKSQLYPSGMEEDVCFPILINFMRNLTDRQWKVIQEGMRNPTTKVQLAKMCRKIAKTVSHIAVEILIPTLAQILELDSAGEASSSPSLTGSECANISSIQEHVVKLNEDGLPKRPGSGRSLCSQWARTPSATDFEQSHMVTFDDKDLSTRPSSGRYLYSQWVKSPYPSSTEFEQRLELIRGHSYHNRELRTSDSHRHYYSSHTPTPRSSTSSQTSLQRAHRVDARLTDPLNSLFGITEATILQTLGDQSCSSGSPGLTRSVVRDVVSQVNSDISLIISYSSSGKSSPVLCDTGRRYAVQAAQKLVSVICAKLRSFGITGQAAPQAKTNPSKENVDIEASLAPLTGEVMAVMVNSRECQGGEQGTMDVLREITHKVNVLASRDSVGLLEDSLAEKNNLKETVSSGSLVSPNILILSPSEKKLGSPVMTTIEKFSSVELKSEATNAISEVLIRSSRSLSAQMSACTPEHSCNLASERNLPAMPELITTTINVGSEASEIMDSFLSDMTCIAQSDFTKMKALPAALNLSKRLQNTLRGFYSRLLAPNSSERDKEENLEQAKNISAPTLIQKSFGSNKSERMLPGVISPGEVALHRQSESSTPMALSPQIIQLHLDSTTKEVVSTIVSCYKPEVPEEELTYSHERMSSDTSLLATEFVDHVIAWLKVISAASSATSSSESLCVSPNAFICELSSETFQTQAVKRVKQVLIESVRCFSNSGSSSISESHTSRVSQSDFGIQQDSSSTSFMSMDSSSFGVVAAVVKDMKSLLQTTEPTDSLQPTDSALLHGTTSYSETSNKSWQSGVAISDFKLWSTAQTIYRHLRNNLREFFIRHHQPDVKTTDAIIMQAKKSSSQILLAIQEEMTRSEELMTSRELVQLHGIVGMMLEGVETVCSEDDTEQEWQELQRPSTSLSTASKGSSSQRLNNTHTLPGTTMSTELLDSSFPVIRSTCIDARDDIASGASLSDQGKPLNGVVSFIIEHLDPEVMQQITSPDSDLTSLEELISKEKIHSLCHDLVAQLESLIREQNSIPLIKSVAVAKCVSDTVLLNLARRENQVGKPFSSKLIYMFAEELVKQLLLPLILPPSLWGLDQEASLYDVPSSTSSHRSSSSTTSLVTVLDGSSSVVSASSSQVYDDTVNLFTSAICHQVMDNISGASSHTVEDNIHDREASIIATGSVEQAQSDSSSPRAVKQDKWRFRFLPKFSKFRLNLKDLEDSHQEKGMEEEVEAEKPDAQLKEEKKVMSGKAPTKSADQGTEEGSSVAFCSPRAHYPDKYRNRAAVIQLLQEELRKSQLYPSGMEEDVCFPILINFMRNLTDRQWKVIQEGMRNPQTTKVQLAKMCRKIAKTVSHIAVEILIPTLAQILELDSAGEASSSLTGSECANISSIQEHVVKLNEDGLPKRPGSGRSLCSQWARTPSATDFEQSHMVTFDDKDLSTRPSSGRYLYSQWVKSPYPSSTEFEQRLELIRGHSYHNRELRTSDSHRHYYSSHTPTPRSSTSSQTSLQRAHRVDARLTDPLNSLFGITEATILQTLGDQSCSSGSPGLTRSVVRDVVSQVNSDISLIISYSSSGKSSPVLCDTGRRYAVQAAQSWCLLSVPSCGALESLDRLRLKPKPIHLRRMWTLRLLLHH
- the LOC118391940 gene encoding uncharacterized protein LOC118391940 isoform X3, with product MDLEDSHQEKGMEEEVEVEVEAEKPDAQLKEEKKIMSGKAPTKSADQGTEEGSSVAFCSPRAHYPDKYRNRAAVIQLLQEELRKSQLYPSGMEEDVCFPILINFMRNLTDRQWKVIQEGMRNPTTKVQLAKMCRKIAKTVSHIAVEILIPTLAQILELDSAGEASSSPSLTGSECANISSIQEHVVKLNEDGLPKRPGSGRSLCSQWARTPSATDFEQSHMVTFDDKDLSTRPSSGRYLYSQWVKSPYPSSTEFEQRLELIRGHSYHNRELRTSDSHRHYYSSHTPTPRSSTSSQTSLQRAHRVDARLTDPLNSLFGITEATILQTLGDQSCSSGSPGLTRSVVRDVVSQVNSDISLIISYSSSGKSSPVLCDTGRRYAVQAAQKLVSVICAKLRSFGITGQAAPQAKTNPSKENVDIEASLAPLTGEVMAVMVNSRECQGGEQGTMDVLREITHKVNVLASRDSVGLLEDSLAEKNNLKETVSSGSLVSPNILILSPSEKKLGSPVMTTIEKFSSVELKSEATNAISEVLIRSSRSLSAQMSACTPEHSCNLASERNLPAMPELITTTINVGSEASEIMDSFLSDMTCIAQSDFTKMKALPAALNLSKRLQNTLRGFYSRLLAPNSSERDKEENLEQAKNISAPTLIQKSFGSNKSERMLPGVISPGEVALHRQSESSTPMALSPQIIQLHLDSTTKEVVSTIVSCYKPEVPEEELTYSHERMSSDTSLLATEFVDHVIAWLKVISAASSATSSSESLCVSPNAFICELSSETFQTQAVKRVKQVLIESVRCFSNSGSSSISESHTSRVSQSDFGIQQDSSSTSFMSMDSSSFGVVAAVVKDMKSLLQTTEPTDSLQPTDSALLHGTTSYSETSNKSWQSGVAISDFKLWSTAQTIYRHLRNNLREFFIRHHQPDVKTTDAIIMQAKKSSSQILLAIQEEMTRSEELMTSRELVQLHGIVGMMLEGVETVCSEDDTEQEWQELQRPSTSLSTASKGSSSQRLNNTHTLPGTTMSTELLDSSFPVIRSTCIDARDDIASGASLSDQGKPLNGVVSFIIEHLDPEVMQQITSPDSDLTSLEELISKEKIHSLCHDLVAQLESLIREQNSIPLIKSVAVAKCVSDTVLLNLARRENQVGKPFSSKLIYMFAEELVKQLLLPLILPPSLWGLDQEASLYDVPSSTSSHRSSSSTTSLVTVLDGSSSVVSASSSQVYDDTVNLFTSAICHQVMDNISGASSHTVEDNIHDREASIIATGSVEQAQSDSSSPRAVKQDKWRFRFLPKFSKFRLNLKDLEDSHQEKGMEEEVEAEKPDAQLKEEKKVMSGKAPTKSADQGTEEGSSVAFCSPRAHYPDKYRNRAAVIQLLQEELRKSQLYPSGMEEDVCFPILINFMRNLTDRQWKVIQEGMRNPQTTKVQLAKMCRKIAKTVSHIAVEILIPTLAQILELDSAGEASSSLTGSECANISSIQEHVVKLNEDGLPKRPGSGRSLCSQWARTPSATDFEQSHMVTFDDKDLSTRPSSGRYLYSQWVKSPYPSSTEFEQRLELIRGHSYHNRELRTSDSHRHYYSSHTPTPRSSTSSQTSLQRAHRVDARLTDPLNSLFGITEATILQTLGDQSCSSGSPGLTRSVVRDVVSQVNSDISLIISYSSSGKSSPVLCDTGRRYAVQAAQSWCLLSVPSCGALESLDRLRLKPKPIHLRRMWTLRLLLHH